The DNA segment tgtattttactattttctcatAGACTGATGTTAACTCTATGGTTATTCACACGAGAAGTTATTGACTTGCTAATTTGTCAATTTATTATATAGGCAAGCTCCAGCTGTGGGTAAGGCTAGTGAATCTGCTAGCTAGGAACCttttgttgttttattccatAGGACATAATGAGCCAATAATTAGATATAGTTAGCCGTTTTTGCTGTTAAAAAACAATGACCATATCttgtattaaaataaaatacaaatgtttattATTATGCCTTGCTTATATTATTACATAAGCAgtatcctacagtacagtagttgaATAAAATAGTTGAACTATTTTACAAGGTAAAGCACAACGTGATCATAGCTTTATGTATTAGATGGTGGTGTCCCTAAACATTTCTGATGGCATATTTATTCCTATAATGTTTCAATAACAATAACTGACCATTTAATGTTATACATTCAAATGTCTTTCCTATTTTAAGACACTAACAGGACACTTACTATTTACTATTCATGAAATCAAATAAATTAAAACCTAACAAACCAGTCCTGCACATGGCTGTAATTGTATTCATAAATTTTTAGCTAAAAGTGACCTATATTCTTTTAATGGGGTCATTGGAGTCTGCAAGGTTATCAACTATGATCAAAGACTAATTGTTTTGTTTGACAACCTCACTGTGGCTATGACCTTCCGATCCTTGTTTGAGCATGTTGTTTTCCTTGCTACTGAAAAGACCCCATTTATGTTTTTTTAGGCTATATGGCTGAGTTTTTACATAGTATTTAGGGGAAATTTAAATAAGACAATAAGAATTAATAACAATCTTAAATTGTTGGAAATAAATTGTTGATACATTGTGACTTTCAGATGTTAAGTGTGGTTGTACATACACGATTTAGAATATAATGCAGAAATATAGACCATATCATCTCTATTATATCACCAATACAATTTATTCATCGAAAATCATCGAATCAAACTGAATAAAATTAATAAAGGCCTACATAATGGTCAAATAAATAGACTGGACTTGCATTGTAATTTGTTAAAGACAAATTAGCCTCACCATTTTGACCATGTTATGGAGCTGTGATTTCGTTTGGTGTTGCAAAAACAACAGGTATTTCGATACATAATCACCATGAAATATATAACATCATCATATACAGTAAGAATCCATATTTTGGTAATGTGGTTACTTCTCAGTCAGTCACGCTTGTCCCATCAATTGAGTTGTGTGCACGAAGCTTGAAGTCCCCTGTTAGTGTCGTCGGCCACAACTGTTCAAGGTTTATGGTTGAAGTGTTTATTAAAGAGATTTGCATTGCTATGGAAAGGGTCTGGAGTCCCAGCAGAGAACGGGTATCCTGTCTGCTGGTCATAGAGCCCTAATCCGGGTGCACCAGATGTATTCGCCGCGGTAACGCCGGGTCCATGGTTAAGATAAGTGACAAGTCTTCTCATCTCTTCAAGAGCCTGCGCTTGCATGAGGATGTAGTTTTTGGCGAGGAGCAAAGTGGCTATTTTGGATAACTTCCGTACGGACGGGCTGTGCGCGTAGGGGATCACCGACCTCAGTTCATCGAGCGCGTCGTTCAGGTcatgcatcctcctcctctcacggGCGTTAATGTTCAGCCGCAGCACTTTCTGCTCTTTGTGTTTCTTACCTGCGTCACATTTGGCCATTGATGCCATGAGCCTTTCCTCAGGAAAAAGCACCATGTCACTCCTGCCAATGCCATCGCTGTCATCATCCTGACTCTGCTCCCCGCCACTGCTCTCAGCGGCTGCTGCGGCGGCAGCGGTGTGTTTTAAAAATTCCCCGTACTTTACGCACAACGATTCAGATGGGAAGCCAAGTGTTCCCGCCTGAACTCCGGCCATTGTTCCCGGTTGTGAGTGCTCCTGATCAAAACTCATGGATGATTGTCGATctctgggagagggagacagtctTATGCTAGAGCCCGATCTGAAAGAATCCATCCTTTTGCGCCCAAACGCTGGACCTTTGTGAAGAACTTCTCCTACAGAGTTCTGGTGTGCGCAGTCCTGTTAAGTCAGTGGTCCCACCCCCCACTCTTTCTCGACCACTTGTGATTGCCCTGGATTCTGCGCGCCACTTTTTTGATGTTACACTTGTCCAGTGACGGTTTAATATGATACAGTACAGTGCGCCCTCAGAGGTTCACCTTCAGGAGATAATAAAACACATTAGGAGAAGCAGGATTATGCTGCAGGCAGTTTTCTACTTGATTAACTCCAGGAAGCAGTGAGAGGCTTATTTTATGGACCAAATGGAGAGACAACAACCCATGTGTAATAGGCTACATGGTGATGCCATTAACCATCATTCATGTTAATGTGCACTGTGATGACAGGGATGAAGATAATGATTGCATCCCCTGTCAATCTTTGGTTTCAATCATAAAACCGATCATCAGTTGACTTGACTACTGTTTTAAATGCATCTGAAAGTTAACTCATTATGGTATTGGGCAGCATAGCACAGGTGGACTGTGGACTGGTCCATAGCAGGCTACTGTGGTCTGTGGCCTTCTTTCTGATTTTGTTGCAAATCCTCAAATGAATAGATATATGATTTCCTTTTATTTGTCAGATGAGCTCAATTTTGTCCTAACATAAAATATTTTTCTCCAAGGCCCAAAACAATTGAAAATTTGAACTTTTAAATGACATGGAGAAAATAACATTCAAAAAATTGATATTTCATGCTGCTAATCATGCTTCCGAGTAATATTTGGAAGCATgacatatcattttttttttatgtgatcTTATAATGATATATTATATCAAACTAAATCAACTGGAGAAAGGTAGCATTTAACAAGGACTCCCTCTAGCAGTTAAACTAAACAATTGAATATACAATGAGCTCCTCCCCTACTGCAGAGCCCCACAATTATGAGACTTCTCAGCTACAGTGGATAGAACATAAAGTCTATAACAGTCTATTCTTCCTCTATACAAGAATCATAATGGAACATTGGCTTAGGAATACTTTACTTATCCTGGCTGCATGCTATTTTGGTATGGTATAGTGCTTGTCATTTCTACATTCTCATTCTCTGAACCTTAGCCTATTATGTATTATAAAACCAAAAAATATAAATTTTTCAGATTGCAAAGGTGAAGAGGCTGTTGACCAGCAGAGTGGACAGGTTACTGCCCTTGAAGGAGGACTGGTAACACTCAGCTGTAATTACACTACCAGTAGTACATCTCCTGATCTCTTCTGGTACATCCAGTTAACCAGGGACTCTCCTCAGTATGTCCTGAGAAGAGATCGTTATTCAGAAGGGAGCAA comes from the Salmo trutta chromosome 21, fSalTru1.1, whole genome shotgun sequence genome and includes:
- the LOC115156929 gene encoding class E basic helix-loop-helix protein 22-like, whose translation is MDSFRSGSSIRLSPSPRDRQSSMSFDQEHSQPGTMAGVQAGTLGFPSESLCVKYGEFLKHTAAAAAAAESSGGEQSQDDDSDGIGRSDMVLFPEERLMASMAKCDAGKKHKEQKVLRLNINARERRRMHDLNDALDELRSVIPYAHSPSVRKLSKIATLLLAKNYILMQAQALEEMRRLVTYLNHGPGVTAANTSGAPGLGLYDQQTGYPFSAGTPDPFHSNANLFNKHFNHKP